ttttttattaatatgaggatacaatttaaataaatgtactatttatttttaatattttagcaTAAATTGAACATTTAAAAGTActtaattagtaaatttttaaaaaagttgagttGATAAaagaaatgtaatttttttttcagaatgAAGAAATgcaattttaaacattaaaatataaatatctaaaaaattaatatcattgATAGAATTTTGAGAAAAGTACATTATCCACCTTcttctaaaatttattacataaattttaaaaattatttttttaacttgacCACTTAAACATTTTTAGCTTAAATACTCTATCAGAGTCCGATAGACGGATAgagtatttttagtgtatttttggccGAAAAATTGTTTGACCAGTGACATCCGATCAATCAACACATGATATGCTAATTGTTGACTAGTGAAGTATTATTTTTGCTAACTTTTATATATGAGTATATTTTCAGTGTGTAATATGTGTatttaatgagatccgatgaattaaaaaaatagcataTTTTTAGTGTCTTCCTTAATCATGTATTATTGTATATATTCTTTTCAGTATCTCGGAGAATTATTTTTCTGTGCTAGTACTTATGTAGTAATTTTTTCGGGATAGTTATGTAAAAAGCCCTAAaaacttttctttaaaaaaaatattaatatattgatAGTAAGTAATATACAAAATCTATAATATCAACTAATACAAAAGCAATCATAAAAGTATTTGATGACGTGCAGAGAGAGAGaagatagaaaaaaattatcataaaatgaAGTGAGAatatttgagttttttcaaTGTAAAACAGGTCATATAACTCATAAGTTTAGATATCAAAATcgagaaaaaaaaagttcagttGGTGCATTTTTTTCCTTACAAAACTGGAGATTGCTAAGTTCTGATTCTTCTTGTAGTCTGTTAACAGTAAAACTTAAAATTGTCTAAAATCCAAACACTTAAGACATTCAAATGAGATGAGCATTGCTTTGCTCAAAACTCTCATGCAACTTCATTCTAGGCTTGAACAGAGCAACATATTGACCGGTCTGGCTAGTTTTGCTGTTCTAGTTCCAACCGGAGCTTAATTTGATTCAAAACCATATACCATTCGGTCTACttctgtaaaaattaaaaagataataattttcTCCTGACTCAAGAACCATTGAGAATCAATATTCAGTGAACCGAAACCAATCAGGAATTGACTCTAAACCGGAACCAAACTGTAtatttacatatataatttgtaaAGTCAGATCATGGAATCATGGAAGAGAAACACATGAAGGTGAATACGCCAATGAGTCAATGACAGCAAAAAAAATGACCGGAACATTGTGCTGCAACGGTCACCTTTCTACATAATGTCCTGCAGCCAGAGTCATCGAGACTAATAAATAtgcaattttgagaattttactAATCAAGCGAACTGCCTTCTCATGTAAGTATCTTCGTGTACGAAAACGGGATCTCGAGTGCTCTGTGGTTGGGGGATATGAGGATGTCCCATGGCGATGCCAGTACCGGGATTAGAAACAGGAGGAGGGTTGCCCCATTGATGATTAACACTCTTTGCTATGTTTAAAGTTAGATAGTAGAGAATGCCAAGGGTGACGCTTGCAAGAGCCAACAACGCGCCGCCTGCAAAGACTCCTGGTTTGACAACATAGCAGTAGTAATTCCCAAAGTACATGCTCTCTTCACCATGTTGATCGTTAAGTGCAGCACCGGTAAGTAATAGAAGAAAAGCTATCACAAATGTGAACCtgcatatataatataaaaaacatgAAAGcgagaaaattattattttatatgattatGCTTAAATCCAATACTTCTCTTTTCTTCTCTGCATATGTCTTATGTTGGATAATTAGTAGGTGTTTAGTTCAGCTGTCTCAAGATCAAACAGGAGTTGTTTGACATCAAACAGCTAAATTAGGTTTTTGTGGTAAACTAATATAACCAGCAGGTTATCAAAGCCTTTGTGTAATTTGTCTCGATATAAACATGTAGCACAGAGATATAGTTGCTACAAAAATCATCCGTTGAGTGGTTCTTTCGTCTGatcagttaattaaaaaaaaaatgctgatgtcctgatcctatactcgataataaatttaagaaaacaTAAACAAGATTGCGTTAATAGCTTACAGATAGAAGCATTCAAGTAAACATACTAAAGAAACATTTTTTACTTggaagataaatataaaaaccatCAATTAAGGCACTAACACAGTAGTCACAGAGAACTTTTAAAATGAGTGGTGATAAAACCTTCTGAAAGaagtaaaagtaataattaccATGAAACGACAAAGCAGAGTAAAGCGATTGTCCAATTTGAGTTGGAAGTATGAGGGCTTCTTTTGCAACAAATGCATCCAGTTGCGACATTAATAATCACTTGAGCTAACATAAGTGACGTAGCTGAAGTCAGACCAAGAGCCAGAGCAGGACTCCGAGGATATGTACATTGTGTGGCAGATGTAAACTGAACCTCAGAACCCTAGAGGATTATAAAAGGTATAAGAAAATGAATCCTATTGAGCTACTTTAATGAATTACAGTAAGCATAAGAAAAAGTGTTATGGCAGGCAGCAAAACTATACGAAGTTAGAGGCAATAAAACGAATAGAATGCATCAACTAAAGCACGCATCTTAAGAAACTAAGAAAgtattaagttgacattgaaATTCTTAGGCAGACTATAGATCGACCTTAGCCTTGAGGGCAGACAATTAGAGCACCTCATACCAACAAAGCCAAATTGGAATCATAGCCGCAATTTATCTTCAAGAAAAAACAAAGTATGTAGTTTAATTTCATTAGCTAGCTTATGCAACATtatgaacatttacaaacttgcTACAGAAACCACCGTCTCCTTTCTGAAAGCACGATAAGCTCCTATCTTTATAATCTCAAAAAATGTTTATAATAGTATTAGAAGAGAAACACAAAAGTATCAAATGCTGGAGAAACCTTCATCTATACAAACAAAGTCCTCAAAAGATCATCCCAAAAGTCCACCGCTATGTTGCATGGAAACTTCTCTAGTCCTACGTTAGGCATTTCGTTTCCATTTCCAAAAATACTTCAAAATCTCTAAAACCACAATATTTATGACTTATTCTTGACAAAGTTTTTGCATTTTCAAGCTACATACACCTCCACATTGATTACAGTAAATAAAGTTGAATCTAAAGAAATCTAAGTAACCTACATTAAATGAACCATTAATCAATACGGTGATGGAAACAATGTCACAgattaatttctttaattaaggattaaacaaaaaaaaaactccaaaTTGAAAGAAACCTTTTTTTTATCACAGAGAAAGCACAGAAACATatctaaaaatgcaaaatttatcattttagcCAACTGGGTATTGCACAAACCTATTATCTGATTATAATAAAAGCATGACAACAATAAGATCATCAAAATCAACTACTTAAATtccttttctgttttttttaaactcTTACCAACCAAAAACAGAGAGGAGAAGCAAAACACAGAGAgaacaaacagaaaaaagaaacaCAGAACCCAAAACAAGATCTAAGAAGAGAAAAAGTACTTTAATTCGAGTGCCTTCTGCACCAAAACCTGTAGAAGCTGATAACAGTCCCAAGAGACCAACAACACAGCATAGAATCAGGGCCTTTCTTTCCATATCTCTCTCTAAACACTGCCGTTTTATCTCTCTAGAACAAACCACAGTCTTGTTCAAGCCCACTGTAAGAAATTCTGTGAAAATGgttttctttttttaagtttGTGTTTAGTAGTAGTGGAAAAGAGTAATAAAGAGATGCCTCTTTGTCTGAAGACGAAACGTAAAGTTGGTTGATACTACTATTAATCGTGGCACTCTAACCCCAAGGCGTAAATGAGTTGGTAAGGCACTCTTCtagcttaagtgaggtcgcgggttcgaaccgtactcatgtatgcagccgtttaaaacttggggccaGAGTTTTGCCTCCCGAAAGGGACCTACccggctcgagtggggattagtctgaatgtggaaggcttaaaggtgccgtctcatagttgagatccgttcaggacacctcatgtaccttgtaccaaaaaaaaaatcgtgTCATTCTAAAATACCAGGAAAGTTGCACTACCACAACTGTTGCGCTATGTGATCCgtgtaataaaataatattctttttgttCAATTGTCTACTTTACTTTTATtatacagtttaaaaaaaatattattgtttatgaattttaaaaaaaaaaaatttcttttcttATCATATCCTTTTTAATATAGAGtccatttttaatttactttcaatttattcattagtggattttaaatagaaataatataaaaaaaattgagtgtaaaattAGTCACTTTTTGAGAGTGGacaaaaattttgaaataaaaaaatttctcaaaatggaCAATTCTATTAGAACGGAAAGAGTAATGTGTAAGcatgtaaaaaatttaatgataaaaaaaactaaaaaattatattataaatatttattgttttattgtaCAAATGACGTGACGCAATACTTATGTGTAATAAACACTCAAAATACTATCATTATGTTTTTGTAAGTTTTATTTAAAGGGGGTAAAAGTGGTACTATATAATAACACCAACACTTTTTTAGTGGCATCTATCTATTTCCTGTCGCTTTACACGACGGAAATTAACCAAATCTTTCTCTCATTTTCAAAATGATAAAACAAAAAGGCATCACACATGATTTTGGTCCCTGTAATTTTTCTGTTATTGGATTTGATCTCCTCacttttaattatcaatattgaattcttataaattttaaattttataaatattgagTCCTTCCGTCATGAAGCGTGTCAATATTGTTTTCATTTCATACTAAAAAAGTAATTGCAGGACacatcaataaaaatataatataaagactaaattttaataaagttaaaatatataaaagaataaaaaaaaatcagttgtaTTAACGGCGCGTAGCATACAAATACTATATTTTCATAATACAAAAGAGACATAATACCTCAGgaactataaatataaaatttaatgttgataaataaaaatataaagttcaataaataaaaaatagagttcaatctcaaataataaaaaagtacaTGGACGGTTTTGCCAAAATAAAAAgttctctctttttttatagTCGGAAAGGGGGCGCGTTTGTGAAAGGAATTGAAAACGTGACCTAGCACTTATACCATTTAAACTATAGTTATTAGCTAATTGTTAAAAGAATCATCTATCTTACTAGTTAATGGAAATAATGTCgagtttttattaataaattataaattatatttaaattcataaattttataaagtttatatatataaattatatttatataaatatctcAATCCAGAAAGtgatataaaaatgaaaattgactCAAAAAATTATTCATGCGGTGAATTGTGAATGTgtaaataaagataaatataaattaacaatttgagattttgtaaattatgttattaaatgtattaatttaaattataaattatagatcAGATAATTATGTACTCCCTCTATTATTTTTCAGAAGTCTCATTTGTTTTTacagaaatattaaaaaaatatttattttttcatgtttcatGTTTTGtctttattaattatagtgGAATTTTCTATATAGTCTCTTTAAGATGACTAAATtaagagtaaaaataaaagtacaaataaaaacattttaaaaataaaactaaattttttaaaataacactCACAAAATAACAaatgagacttttaaaataGAACGGAAAGAGTATCATATAAGGCGTACTGggtttaaaaaaaacaagaataatAGGGACTTTGGTGCCTATCATTTCTACTTTCTCAAGCATCAAATGCAGCTTACCCATTTTAGTGCCTTTAAATTACACCTTCCAATTAAGATAAGCACTAGCTGAAGTAAGTTGTTGGTTTAAAAGATGTTCCATGTGTGTAAATATAATGTATGAGTAGTGGTAAATTAGTCATTGTGTTTTTGGCAATAACTTAATTTCACCTAGTAGGCATGTAATTTCACAAATCTAATTATTACTCTAGCATAAACATCCCTTTTTTAATACCAAAAAGAAAGATAGTAATTAGTAATTACTAATAACATTTTTTAGTGGAATTTTCTATGCCATAAAATGTTGGATAAAAATGTAGTACTAGCTGTTTTAGGGTGGATATATAAATTAGTCATTAtcattctttaaatttaatagaaaaaattagtcatgatataaatttactttttaaaaagtataataatattttaatcataattaataaaatttgaattaatatttGTAATTAGGTGAAGTATATCTATTCTATTAAGTTACCATGTAAATTATGAAGTCCTTCCAAAATTATGTGCTCTACGTGTTTTCCACATTCAGTAGTGCCCTTAAAAAGGTAAATACACCCAAAATAAATAGTCATTTATACttttaaagtttgattttgatcAAAAAAGTTTTCAACGTGTGAAAAGATTCAATTATATCTCTGatgtcttaaaaagtgaacaaacaGACCCCAACTTTAACGCATAAATGAGATATTAGGGGTctaattgtcaaaattaaaaagtctGGTTGTTCAATTTTTAAGACTTTGatggcatatttgaacctttccggacaTTAAAGACTTATTTGATTCCAAAGTCAAAACTTAAAGGCATAAATAACCCAtttccaaaaaacaaaaatagaatTCTATGTAACTTTGGGTGCACCTGTTCCATCAGCAAAAAGATTTTACTCACGTAAATTGATAAAGAAAACTATTTTCAATAATTGATTTCGTTTGAGGTACTAATAAGTTTCCAGATTTACACTTACAATTCACATGAAACCAAAATATCCCAAAATATAATTTCTAGCAATGTTAAAGAATATAAAATGTGTAATACCACATAAACTTTGGactataaaaattgaaaagaagtAGGACAAGAAGTAAAACTTGTTGAGGTTAACTGCCTTATTGAAGACCATAAACAAGCAAAGCACCAACAGCACCAACACCAGCCAGCAGACCTATAATGACTCCGATGGGAGGCAAACCGCCTCCGATTGCTCTTCCGGTGTTCACATCATATTTCGCAAACCTCTTCTTTGGTGCTATACACTGAGGGCATACGTACGTGTCCGGCTGCAtataataaaatcaacaaaCCAAGCAAGATCATTTGACATTCTAGTAGATAATAAGAACATTATTAGTAATTTGCTATAGAAATGAAACAGGAAACGCCGGACAAGATTATAAAAACGCAACACTGAAATGTAGAAATCGAGAAGTTAATGtgtaatatatataagaatGGATGATTAATCTTGCCTGCTCATCAAAAGGTTTTGGTGCAGTGTATATGTATCCACAGTCGAGGCATATGTGGGTGGCTCTAGCCTGCAATAGTTTATAAACTAtgagatattaaaaaaatataacataggAATTTCTTGCCTGCTCGATTCGATCATCTATGGACCCTCTCTTATAAACTCCACTGTTAGGGGTATACATTCCATTCAAAATGAATCAACTTTAACcgaaattttgatttttgaaaccgacaattttaaaaatttcaaatggaactgaaaatttcatttttttcaaaaccaaaccgcttttaaatattccaaattaaatcaaactaaaccagCCAGGTTTGTTTGAGTTTTTAGTTCAGTTTGCACTGAAGTTTATACTTCTAAAACcaaaactgaatttttttataatttcaaacctAACCAAACTGAATTTGTCAAGTCGATTATTTAGTTTCATTCGGTTTTTGTATGCCCCTGTGACCCTGTCTACTATCTATGAATTAAGGAATTCATTCACATAAGAGGATCAATGGATCGAACCCGGTTCAGGCTGACCTAAAATACAAGTAAGCAAAATTATTGATTCAAGTAAAAAAGATTGAGATGGAGATTGAAAAGCTTGCCTTTTGAGTCTCAGTCAACTTTCTTCCAAAGCGAGGCGGAGCTGGTCTTTTATTTAGTTTCTTAACATCTACGTCTGGTCCCCTGCATTGCAACAAATTCTTGATCAACTCAATATTCAAGCTACCTATACACAAGCTTTAAATTCTAAAACCTCTACACCTATCTGATTATGGTGCACTTCAATTTGATCCACAGTTTTCTCAAATGCTACGATAATTTATTAGCCTAATCGAACAAAATTAAAGCTCGGAAAGCAAATAAACCTGTTAACAACAAAGTAAACAGAGTCAGGCTTTGCTTGGATTGCAGTTTTAGTAAATCCCAGCTTATCAGCAGGCCAAAGTTCATCACCAAAGAAGCTGCTAGTGTATAGCACCTGATCCCCTGCTTTCAGCCCTGCTTTAGCAGCATTCCCACCTCCATCTACCGCCTAAGCATTTCAACCAACACATGATTTCCTGCTATCATAAACAGTCTAAATTTCACAAAACAAGAATGAAAACATACCGTAATGACCACGCCACCGCCGCTCTTTTGACCTAAAGTGAGACCAAGTGGCTTGTCAACGTCAACTTCAATAGTCTTTGAAGCCCCACTGGTTCTTGCACTGATCTGTAGCCCTTTTCTTGCATTGCTGAAACTGTTCTTCTTCTCAGCTATAAAGATTTCTGAGGATGCCCTTTTGGCATCTTTAAGTGATAGACCTTGAAAACTAGTTTTCTACGCacaaaacaaacaaagaaaattaCCAAATGGCTTTATTTCTTTTGGCAACGAGGACTCATTCCTCCGAGCCGAAGCCCACGATCACTGTCAAACCCTAGAGTGTCTGACAAATTTGAGGTATAACGGCCAGCAGTCGAGTTTCAACTACTCCATTTTGCGCCCAAATAGCTGAGAGTGAGGCTTAGACCACTATACCAACCCCGTGCGGAATAAGTTGCTTTATTAACTTGCCAGCATAATACAAGGAGTATGGGGATGATATAGAACCTAGCAATTTCGTTATAGTCTGGAATTTCTAGTTATGTGGGCTTGCGGACAGTCCACATCCCGAGGTTTGACAGTGATCATAGACTGACTCCCACTCGAGAGGGtgagttaaaataaaaataaatatagttacAGAATACAAGAGGAATGGGAATGATATAGAACCTGGGATTGAGAGGATAATGTTGTCTTTGTTGATGGAGATGAAGAGGTTTTGATGGAATGGCTTCTGGTGAAAGTGGCggagaaggaagaagaagaggtGCCTGCAACTACAGCTGATGACATTGTTGAAGCTGCCGATTGCTTTAATTTGCTGAGGAGGCTGTGCAGATACTGTTAGTTAAGGTTTAGTGTGTTTGTGGATAGAATTGGTTGAGCAGATAATCTTCTTGTGGCATTGGTAGGGAGAGCCACACGCCATTCTTTTCCATCCCATAATATCAATGTTAATTTAAGGTCCCTTAACTATGAgaaatttttaagtaaactcactctatcacgtcatccgtggactaagtcTATCATAATGACACGTTAATAAAATGATGGTAatcttataatattactatttaaatgtgtaaataaataataaacgaatttacaaaattgccattattttaataatgtatcattatattataagtttagtccacggatgacgtgatggactgagtctacctaaaaatctctcactaactatatattatttattattccaatttttaaaaatcaatagaGTTCATTAGATTCCTGTACTTTTATTTCTTATAATAAGTCCTTACAATaagagaaataaatttaattacaacCACATGTTATTAGTTAACGTTAATAATTTACATTATTTTGTGTCAATGATGTatttgtcaaatacattttgAACATATTTCACATACATCtcctaaattaaattatatttgaacgAGAATACATGTGAACTATTTCTAATATGTATAAGAaatatatcatatatgtatacatTTGTATCTCAATTGTACGCATTGAACActacatatataattaatatgcaGCTGAAATgtatctataaaataatatatgtgtCACATGCtctagaaattttaaaaaatatatatcaataatacatattaagaatatatttataacgtataaattatatatcaaagatATATCTAACAAATACATTTAAGAGACATCTCAGACACGTCtaataagttaatatatatttaaaatgaacgCATTTGAGCTGTTTTTGATATGTATTAGTAATGTATGCGAGATGTATCActgatgtatcaaatatgtatcgaagaTATTTCTTGAatgatttaaagaaaaatattaagaaatgacaattaatgtaaaaaaattaaaaaaaaattaatttattatatttttggttGAACGATgcatgaaaaaaatcaaaaaaatgtcaaaaagccacaaaagtaaaaaaaaatgtcaaacagttgcaaaaatcaaaaaataaaaataaatatatgttaaTGAAAAAATGCAGGAATATAATgaccaatttttaaaaaaaaattacaaaaacatttaaagttagtataaaaaataaagtctcAAAAAGTTTAACTTATTAAATTAACATCTAAtatgaaatataatttttttaaagacaaTTAATGAAGGTTATTAAAAAGGTATAAGTCCAACTTCCAAAAATTTATCCAAGCAGCTTATTTTGAGCCTTGATGAGTTAATTGCAGGCGAATTAGCACAACTTAAAGAAGAAATTTATATAAAGGAATGGATTGCATATGTATAAAAAGCTCAAGAAAATAAGATATCGAAGAATCCATGTTGTGTAAGTCTCTGAAGTGAAATACAATAACTCATATGCAAATATAAGGCAGACTACgacaaaaatgatttattgtgTCATTcaacaaatgttactaaaaattaaaaaaatgtcatCTAAAATTTATACCAACATTTTTCACAAATGTCATTAAAATGTTATATTAGTCGGTGTCGTTATGTGTTTAAGTGACGTTTAATACAATTGTTTGTAGCCTTTTTtggtaacatttaaaaatatttattgtgaCAGATTTTAAAAATCGTTGAAAcacataatataataatatttaaaaagtgtTGTAATAACTATTTATTAGTATTGTTCATAACATCTTTTGCAACATTTATGACTAGAAAAATTCATCgttattttgtcataataaacatttaatctataatattttttattgttatttctcATTCATTATAATATTTAGATGGTATATAAACTTCATGAAAAAATAGATAGCTAAATAAATTCATCAATCAATAgaacagaaaaaaaaagttttcatTTATTGCAATATACTTACATTGTAAACATACTTTACAAAAGTTTAATCTCTCAATTTGATGCTACTATTATGATACAGACGACATTATACAAGTATCTGCATATCAGAAAAATCGAAAGAATATAACAAAcactaccaaaaaaaaaaatggttacAATCAATGGCTTTACAATTCGCTTGAGTTTTCCAGCTTCTTGATACTTCCtatctttttcttctttattcaCGAAACAATTTTCTTACCTTATTATTCTTATACGGAATCTTATCTTCCTTTTATCTCTTCAATGAATTTTTGATCTGAAGACTGAAGCTTAGAGCACAAACCTGCTATATATATACAAtcttattatttgaaaaatgttCCCATATGcctaattttattataaaaaattaaaaaaaattagaaattaaaaattaaacagcCATAGCTTACCTCTCATGTTACATGAAAATAATGCAGCTCTTGTTTCCTGTAATAACTAGTGACAAATTTGAATTAAGCTATTTCAGGCCAAAGTTGAGATAACCATGATATAATTGAAAGGTTcattattttaaacaaataaagaattaaaaataaagagattaCCTCTCAAGAGATTCATATTTCAGCTGTCTAGATTGCATGCCACTTTGTTGCCAAACACCAAACATCGTCTTATAGAGCAAATtgtgaaagaaaaaatagattagtaattattattttaattgtagaTGGTGAAACTTGAAAGACTtctcttttatcttttattatgaTACATGTCGTGGGTAACTTGTCAAGAGGTAGTGATAgttaaaaaaagataaacatGGAGTAAAAATAGGATGAAAATtagaatttcaaattaaagttgGAAAGTGATAaaattttcaacttaataatttgaataataGCTAGAATAAATATATATCTTCAATGTCATTTATTAAAATACTACTTTAACtctgttttattatttaaagtgaTATTTGTACAAAATGTTGCTATAATAGTGTCGTAAAAAAGTGTTTTTGTATATAATATTTAGTTAAAGAGTTTTAAcgtatataatatttttattttcaaaaacatatcTTTATCCgtgttttaaaaagtaaattttttatagaattgtatttttacttttttgaaataattaaactGGGTTGATCTTCAATTCTAAGTTGAGCCAACGGTCCGAAAGAATTGTTATATTAATgctgattttaataatatagGAAAAAGAAGAAGTTAAATTGCAACTATCACAAGTGAACCAGTCTAAATTACTCCAAAGTATAAAATTAGTTTGAACGAAACTGTCTGCCTATCAAGATCAGGTCAGGTCCAACCCTGAAATTATTTTAAGTAAAAATGTTAGAAgaaatatatttcatttttacagTAGAGTTTATAATAAGAATATTTTATGGTAAAttcgatttaagaaaaaaaaatccattatGTATATAATAGAAAACAAAAACGTAAACACGGTAAGGCAAATGAATTAATTCATTGATTATTAATATTTGCAGGCATGGATCTTAATTTTGAGTGAGAGAATCAATTTGGTTATGTTATCAATCCGTGTAAAACCCGTGGGAATTATTTTTATGGACGAGGGATCTGTCaacattattattatcattattatacTACATTAgtcaaacaaatataaaataacttataTTAATAATTCTTTTCTGAATCTTACTAGGAATCTTACAATCGGTGGAATTCAAACCTTAAAACACctataatgtattttttaaaataaaattattttacatacaCAGCAAGTTGCTCGTAATATGACaagtaaataataatataatttttaataatttatttaaattaaataatattaaataatacattaataaattttttaataaattattatattgaaAGAGCattagtaatttaatttattaagtagCTAAAATAGTAGTGTAAAGTaacttataattaataatttaattataaatatcaaataataatagtttattaatataatattttcatagAGTAATAGGTTCAAGTAgaagttataatttatttcatttagtattttaattatattctaattagaatataaatttttaattagctcaaaatacaattttttcactaaaaatgaaattttcttCATATCAATATGTTGAAACAATTGCTGTAAAACTGAATAtgatgaggctgagtcgcggactaggtcgctctcttttagacgtttcgcggcacaactcggtggtgcaaagctgactatcaaccgcggcgtccctaggataaaacagccggaaataCTGATCACACAGCACTGTGAAATCAGCTCTAAAACACTTTCTTTGTAATGCTCTGTCTTTCTGTGTGCTCTCAAATGAAAA
This region of Mercurialis annua linkage group LG1-X, ddMerAnnu1.2, whole genome shotgun sequence genomic DNA includes:
- the LOC126655798 gene encoding uncharacterized protein LOC126655798; translated protein: MERKALILCCVVGLLGLLSASTGFGAEGTRIKGSEVQFTSATQCTYPRSPALALGLTSATSLMLAQVIINVATGCICCKRSPHTSNSNWTIALLCFVVSWFTFVIAFLLLLTGAALNDQHGEESMYFGNYYCYVVKPGVFAGGALLALASVTLGILYYLTLNIAKSVNHQWGNPPPVSNPGTGIAMGHPHIPQPQSTRDPVFVHEDTYMRRQFA
- the LOC126665673 gene encoding uncharacterized protein LOC126665673, whose protein sequence is MSSAVVAGTSSSSFSATFTRSHSIKTSSSPSTKTTLSSQSQKTSFQGLSLKDAKRASSEIFIAEKKNSFSNARKGLQISARTSGASKTIEVDVDKPLGLTLGQKSGGGVVITAVDGGGNAAKAGLKAGDQVLYTSSFFGDELWPADKLGFTKTAIQAKPDSVYFVVNRGPDVDVKKLNKRPAPPRFGRKLTETQKARATHICLDCGYIYTAPKPFDEQPDTYVCPQCIAPKKRFAKYDVNTGRAIGGGLPPIGVIIGLLAGVGAVGALLVYGLQ